A genomic window from Gossypium hirsutum isolate 1008001.06 chromosome D10, Gossypium_hirsutum_v2.1, whole genome shotgun sequence includes:
- the LOC107915891 gene encoding uncharacterized protein isoform X1, translated as MPPEPLPWDRKDFYKERKHERTQSLPQQPLTARWRESSSMSPYQHASFREFTRWGSADFRRPPGHGRQGSWHLFAEENGGHGYVPSRSSDKILDDENFRQLDSRVDGKYSRNSRENNRGSSSQRDWRGHSWENCNGSPSAPGRPHLVNNERRSVDDMPTYLSHTHSDFVNTWDQLQKSQLDNKTIAVNGLGTGQKCQSENFVGSIDWKPLKWTRSGSLSSRGSGFSHSSSSKSLGGVDSGEGKLELQQKNLTPVQSPSGDAAACVTSPAPSDETSSRKKPRLAWGEGLAKYEKKKVEGPDTSIDRAGAKISVRNTEFNNFLSSNLADKSPRVLGFSDCASPATPSSVACSSSPGVEEKSFGKAANVDNDTSNLCGSPTLGSQNHLEGPSFNLEKLDINSIINMGSSLTNLLQADDPCTVDSSFVRSTAISKLLLWKSDVLKALEMTESEIDSLESELKLLKGDSRSRCPCPATSSSFPVEEHGKACGEQEAASSLIPRPAPLQIDACGDVLVGKQPLCNGVLEEVNDDVKDGDIDSPGTATSKFMEPLSLEKAVSPSDVVKFHECSGDFGTVQLMSMGKVILATGSGNAGTATTISAEGSVLKRIDNDAHVPESSNSDVGDENVMYEMILATNKELANVASEVFNKLLPKDQYNSEIGNVACTQSDSAIRKKIAIRKQYLRFKERVLTIKFKAFQNAWKEDLRSPSMRKYRAKSQKKYEFSLRSAHGGYQKHRSSIHSRLTSPAGNPILEPRAEMINFTSKLLLGSHGRLYRNALKMPALILDEKEKKVSRFISSNGLVEDPCAIEKERALINPWTSQEKEIFMAKLAAFGKDFRKIASFLDHKTTADCVEFYYKNHKSECFEKTKKNDLSKQQGKSAVNTYLLTSGKKRGRELNAASLDVLGAASVIAAHAESGMRNRHTSGRILLRGRFDSKRSQLDDSIAERSSNFDIVGSDQDTVAADVLAGICGSFSSEAMSSCITSSADPGEGYHHDWKFHKVDSVVKRPSTSDVLQNVDGDTCSDESCGEMESSHWTDEEKSAFLQAVLSYGKDFDMISRYVGTRSRDQCKVFFSKARKCLGLDLIHSRTRNIGTPMSDDANGGETDTEDACVQESSVVCSEKLGSKVEEDLPSTIVSMNVDESDLTREASLQSDHNISEGNIERLADHKDSVAAEVNFSNVDHTEPISECGAGDMDVDSNQAESLHVQNNVALANLSALENHVAEEGVSVAVSASHGGTGDCHPSLDASVEPKSGAAVLSTEGFGNNLEAQETLSSKNVMDARDTRCNAEIGSQVICRPDLDKSSGESIDKNSCLDFSFNSEGLRQVPLDLGSAGKPSILLFPNENFSAKNSASHSDASQCDKICNQDRLSATLAYQGNEDKQPNNAVSGHEPEHLSGKPSVDLAELQISTLKEMDIDIGHSQLPEVKRLSTSDKGVTGLYLVQDYLQKCNGPKSPSEFPQLVQNLEQANSRPKSHSRSLSDTEKPCRNGNVKLFGQILNSSSQDDGKIRFREQSMKSSNLNFRGHNNVDGNASFSKFDQNIIFAPENVPRRSYGFWDGNRIQTGLSSLPDSEILVAKYPAAFVNYPASSSQMQLQASRTIVRNTDRNMNGVSVFTPREISSNNGVMDYQVYGGHDCTKVVPFAMDMKRREMFSEMQRRNGFDAISNLQHQGRGMVGMNVVGTGVGGVVGGSCPNLSDPVAVLRMQYAKTEQYGGQSGSIMRE; from the exons ATGCCGCCAGAGCCGTTGCCTTGGGATCGGAAGGATTTTTACAAGGAGAGGAAGCATGAGAGGACGCAGTCGCTGCCTCAGCAGCCACTGACGGCTCGATGGAGAGAATCCTCTTCCATGTCGCCTTATCAGCATGCGTCTTTTAGAGAATTCACTCGTTGGGGATCCGCTGACTTCCGTCGTCCTCCTG GTCATGGTAGGCAGGGCAGTTGGCACCTGTTTGCTGAAGAAAATGGTGGTCATGGATATGTTCCATCGCGATCGAGTGACAAGATCTTGGATGATGAGAATTTCCGTCAGTTGGATTCTCGTGTAGATGGGAAATATAGTCGAAACAGTAGGGAAAACAACAGAGGGTCTTCTAGCCAGAGAGATTGGAGAGGTCATTCATGGGAAAACTGCAATGGTTCCCCAAGCGCTCCTGGGAGGCCTCATCTTGTCAATAATGAAAGGAGGTCAGTGGATGATATGCCAACATACCTTTCTCATACTCACTCTGACTTTGTAAACACATGGGATCAACTTCAAAAAAGCCAGCTTGATAATAAGACAATTGCTGTAAATGGGTTAGGCACAGGACAAAAATGTCAGAGTGAGAACTTTGTAGGCTCGattgattggaagcctctgaaGTGGACTCGCTCTGGAAGCTTGTCTTCACGGGGTTCTGGCTTTAGCCATTCAAGTAGCTCAAAGAGCTTAGGTGGTGTAGATTCTGGTGAAGGGAAGCTTGAGTTGCAACAGAAAAATTTGACCCCTGTCCAGTCTCCTTCTGGGGATGCAGCAGCCTGTGTCACATCTCCTGCACCTTCTGATGAGACATCGTCAAGAAAGAAGCCACGCCTTGCATGGGGTGAGGGTCTGGCCAAGTATGAGAAAAAGAAAGTTGAAGGCCCTGATACAAGCATAGATAGAGCTGGGGCTAAAATATCTGTCCGTAATACTGAATTTAACAATTTTCTGAGTTCTAATTTGGCAGATAAGAGCCCTAGAGTCCTTGGATTTTCTGATTGTGCTTCTCCTGCAACTCCTTCATCTGTTGCTTGCAGTTCCTCTCctg GTGTGGAAGAAAAATCATTTGGCAAAGCTGCAAATGTTGATAATGATACTAGTAATTTATGCGGTTCTCCAACTCTTGGCTCTCAGAATCATCTAGAAGGACCCTCTTTTAATTTAGAGAAATTGGATATCAATTCAATTATCAATATGGGCTCTTCGCTTACTAATTTGCTTCAAGCTGATGATCCTTGTACAGTGGATTCTAGTTTTGTTCGCTCTACTGCAATAAGTAAGTTGCTACTATGGAAAAGTGATGTTTTGAAGGCTTTGGAGATGACTGAATCTGAAATTGATTCACTTGAAAGTGAACTTAAGTTGTTGAAAGGTGACTCCCGGAGCAGATGTCCTTGCCCAGCGACATCCAGTTCTTTTCCTGTCGAGGAACATGGAAAAGCTTGTGGGGAGCAGGAGGCTGCATCTAGTCTGATCCCTCGACCTGCCCCTTTGCAGATTGATGCTTGTGGTGATGTTCTTGTTGGGAAGCAACCCCTTTGTAATGGTGTCCTGGAAGAAGTTAATGATGATGTAAAAGATGGGGATATTGATAGTCCTGGAACAGCAACATCTAAATTTATGGAACCATTGTCTTTGGAGAAAGCAGTTTCTCCATCTGATGTAGTGAAGTTTCATGAATGTTCTGGTGATTTTGGTACTGTTCAATTGATGTCAATGGGGAAGGTGATTTTAGCTACTGGTTCAGGTAATGCAGGGACTGCTACGACCATTTCTGCAGAAGGCAGTGTGCTAAAAAGGATTGATAATGATGCACATGTTCCAGAATCTTCTAACTCTGATGTTGGTGATGAGAATGTAATGTACGAAATGATATTGGCCACTAATAAGGAATTGGCTAATGTAGCGTCTGAAGTATTTAATAAACTATTGCCTAAAGATCAGTATAACTCTGAAATTGGCAATGTAGCATGCACACAGTCTGATTCAGCGATCAGGAAAAAAATTGCAATACGGAAGCAGTACTTAAGATTTAAGGAGAGAGTTTTGACAATTAAGTTTAAAGCATTTCAAAATGCTTGGAAGGAAGATTTGCGTTCACCTTCGATGAGAAAATATCGTGCAAAGTCCCAGAAGAAGTATGAATTCAGTTTACGCTCTGCACACGGTGGCTACCAAAAGCATCGGTCCTCCATTCATTCACGGCTCACTTCTCCTG CAGGAAATCCAATCCTGGAACCTAGAGCGGAGATGATCAATTTTACGAGTAAACTACTTCTAGGTTCCCATGGCAGGCTTTACAGGAATGCTTTGAAAATGCCTGCATTAATTTtggatgagaaagagaaaaaggtCTCGAGGTTTATCTCTAGTAATGGATTAGTTGAAGATCCATGTGCCATTGAGAAGGAAAGAGCTTTGATCAATCCTTGGACATCCCAGGAGAAGGAAATTTTTATGGCTAAGTTGGCtgcctttgggaaggacttcagAAAAATTGCTTCTTTTCTTGATCACAAGACTACTGCCGACTGTGTTGAGTTCTATTACAAAAATCACAAATCAGAATGTTTTGAGAAAACAAAGAAGAATGACCTGAGTAAGCAGCAGGGGAAGTCTGCTGTGAATACCTACTTGTTGACATCAGGGAAAAAACGGGGCCGTGAATTGAATGCAGCTTCCCTCGATGTTCTTGGTGCAGCTTCAGTTATAGCAGCTCATGCAGAGAGTGGCATGCGAAACAGGCATACGTCTGGTAGGATCCTTTTAAGAGGGCGTTTTGATTCTAAAAGATCTCAACTTGATGATAGCATTGCTGAAAGGTCATCTAATTTTGATATTGTTGGAAGTGATCAAGACACTGTTGCTGCTGATGTCCTAGCAGGTATATGTGGTTCTTTCTCTTCAGAGGCAATGAGTTCTTGCATCACTAGTTCTGCTGACCCTGGAGAGGGTTATCATCATGACTGGAAGTTCCACAAAGTTGATTCTGTGGTTAAAAGGCCTTCAACATCTGATGTGTTGCAGAATGTTGATGGGGATACTTGTTCGGATGAGAGTTGTGGGGAAATGGAGTCTTCTCATTGGACTGATGAGGAAAAATCTGCCTTTTTACAGGCTGTCTTGTCTTATGGTAAAGATTTTGATATGATTTCACGATATGTTGGTACAAGATCCAGGGACCAGTGCAAGGTTTTCTTTAGTAAGGCTCGTAAATGCCTTGGACTGGACTTGATACATTCAAGAACCAGAAACATCGGAACACCCATGAGTGATGATGCCAATGGTGGTGAGACTGATACAGAAGATGCTTGTGTCCAAGAGAGCTCAGTTGTTTGCAGTGAAAAGCTGGGATCTAAAGTTGAAGAGGACTTGCCTTCCACTATTGTGAGCATGAATGTTGATGAATCTGATCTTACCAGAGAAGCGAGTTTGCAATCTGACCATAACATATCAGAGGGAAACATTGAGAGGCTAGCAGATCATAAAGATTCTGTGGCAGCAGAAGTTAACTTTTCCAATGTGGATCACACCGAGCCAATATCCGAATGTGGTGCTGGTGATATGGATGTTGATAGCAACCAGGCTGAGTCACTACATGTTCAAAATAATGTTGCTTTAGCCAATTTAAGTGCTCTAGAAAATCATGTTGCTGAAGAGGGTGTTTCTGTTGCGGTATCAGCATCTCATGGGGGGACGGGAGATTGTCATCCTAGTTTAGATGCTTCAGTTGAGCCCAAATCTGGTGCTGCTGTTTTGTCTACTGAGGGGTTTGGAAATAATTTGGAGGCACAGGAAACTTTGTCATCCAAAAATGTTATGGATGCCCGTGATACAAGATGCAATGCGGAGATTGGTAGTCAAGTTATTTGTAGGCCGGATTTAGATAAAAGTAGTGGTGAGTCCATTGATAAAAATTCTTGTTTAGATTTTAGCTTCAACTCTGAAGGTCTGCGTCAAGTTCCTCTTGACTTGGGTTCTGCTGGAAAGCCTTCTATCTTATTATTTCCAAATGAAAACTTTTCTGCTAAAAATTCTGCATCACATTCTGATGCCTCTCAATGTGATAAAATTTGCAACCAAGATAGGTTGTCAGCGACACTTGCTTATCAGGGGAATGAAGACAAACAGCCTAACAATGCTGTTAGTGGACATGAGCCTGAGCATTTATCTGGAAAGCCCTCTGTGGATCTTGCTGAATTGCAGATCTCCACTTTGAAAGAAATGGATATTGATATTGGTCACAGTCAGTTGCCTGAAGTTAAAAGGCTTTCAACCTCAGACAAGGGTGTTACTGGCTTATATTTAGTTCAAGATTATCTTCAAAAGTGCAATGGTCCAAAATCACCATCGGAGTTTCCACAACTTGTACAAAACTTAGAGCAAGCAAACAGCAGGCCGAAATCCCACTCTCGTAGTCTGTCAGATACAGAAAAGCCTTGCAGGAATGGTAATGTCAAGCTATTTGGTCAGATACTCAATTCCAGTTCCCAGGACGATGGGAAGATCCGTTTCCGTGAACAGAGCATGAAATCTTCGAATTTGAACTTCAGAGGTCATAACAATGTTGATGGAAATGCATCTTTCTCAAagtttgatcaaaatatcatttttgcaCCGGAAAATGTTCCCAGGAGAAGCTATGGTTTCTGGGATGGCAATAGGATACAAACTGGGTTGTCATCTTTGCCTGACTCTGAAATTTTAGTGGCGAAGTATCCTGCTGCGTTTGTCAATTACCCTGCATCCTCATCTCAAATGCAGCTGCAGGCATCGCGGACTATTGTTCGGAATACTGACCGAAACATGAATGGTGTTTCAGTTTTCACCCCAAGGGAAATAAGCAGCAACAACGGTGTGATGGATTATCAAGTGTACGGGGGTCATGATTGTACCAAGGTGGTGCCTTTTGCCATGGATATGAAGCGACGGGAGATGTTCTCCGAGATGCAAAGGCGAAATGGGTTTGATGCAATCTCAAATTTACAGCACCAGGGAAGGGGTATGGTTGGAATGAATGTTGTGGGGACTGGAGTGGGAGGTGTTGTAGGGGGCTCCTGCCCAAATCTTTCTGATCCTGTAGCAGTACTTAGGATGCAGTATGCCAAAACGGAGCAGTATGGTGGACAGAGTGGGAGCATAATGAGGGAATAA
- the LOC107915891 gene encoding uncharacterized protein isoform X2 yields the protein MPPEPLPWDRKDFYKERKHERTQSLPQQPLTARWRESSSMSPYQHASFREFTRWGSADFRRPPGHGRQGSWHLFAEENGGHGYVPSRSSDKILDDENFRQLDSRVDGKYSRNSRENNRGSSSQRDWRGHSWENCNGSPSAPGRPHLVNNERRSVDDMPTYLSHTHSDFVNTWDQLQKSQLDNKTIAVNGLGTGQKCQSENFVGSIDWKPLKWTRSGSLSSRGSGFSHSSSSKSLGGVDSGEGKLELQQKNLTPVQSPSGDAAACVTSPAPSDETSSRKKPRLAWGEGLAKYEKKKVEGPDTSIDRAGAKISVRNTEFNNFLSSNLADKSPRVLGFSDCASPATPSSVACSSSPGVEEKSFGKAANVDNDTSNLCGSPTLGSQNHLEGPSFNLEKLDINSIINMGSSLTNLLQADDPCTVDSSFVRSTAISKLLLWKSDVLKALEMTESEIDSLESELKLLKGDSRSRCPCPATSSSFPVEEHGKACGEQEAASSLIPRPAPLQIDACGDVLVGKQPLCNGVLEEVNDDVKDGDIDSPGTATSKFMEPLSLEKAVSPSDVVKFHECSGDFGTVQLMSMGKVILATGSGNAGTATTISAEGSVLKRIDNDAHVPESSNSDVGDENVMYEMILATNKELANVASEVFNKLLPKDQYNSEIGNVACTQSDSAIRKKIAIRKQYLRFKERVLTIKFKAFQNAWKEDLRSPSMRKYRAKSQKKYEFSLRSAHGGYQKHRSSIHSRLTSPGNPILEPRAEMINFTSKLLLGSHGRLYRNALKMPALILDEKEKKVSRFISSNGLVEDPCAIEKERALINPWTSQEKEIFMAKLAAFGKDFRKIASFLDHKTTADCVEFYYKNHKSECFEKTKKNDLSKQQGKSAVNTYLLTSGKKRGRELNAASLDVLGAASVIAAHAESGMRNRHTSGRILLRGRFDSKRSQLDDSIAERSSNFDIVGSDQDTVAADVLAGICGSFSSEAMSSCITSSADPGEGYHHDWKFHKVDSVVKRPSTSDVLQNVDGDTCSDESCGEMESSHWTDEEKSAFLQAVLSYGKDFDMISRYVGTRSRDQCKVFFSKARKCLGLDLIHSRTRNIGTPMSDDANGGETDTEDACVQESSVVCSEKLGSKVEEDLPSTIVSMNVDESDLTREASLQSDHNISEGNIERLADHKDSVAAEVNFSNVDHTEPISECGAGDMDVDSNQAESLHVQNNVALANLSALENHVAEEGVSVAVSASHGGTGDCHPSLDASVEPKSGAAVLSTEGFGNNLEAQETLSSKNVMDARDTRCNAEIGSQVICRPDLDKSSGESIDKNSCLDFSFNSEGLRQVPLDLGSAGKPSILLFPNENFSAKNSASHSDASQCDKICNQDRLSATLAYQGNEDKQPNNAVSGHEPEHLSGKPSVDLAELQISTLKEMDIDIGHSQLPEVKRLSTSDKGVTGLYLVQDYLQKCNGPKSPSEFPQLVQNLEQANSRPKSHSRSLSDTEKPCRNGNVKLFGQILNSSSQDDGKIRFREQSMKSSNLNFRGHNNVDGNASFSKFDQNIIFAPENVPRRSYGFWDGNRIQTGLSSLPDSEILVAKYPAAFVNYPASSSQMQLQASRTIVRNTDRNMNGVSVFTPREISSNNGVMDYQVYGGHDCTKVVPFAMDMKRREMFSEMQRRNGFDAISNLQHQGRGMVGMNVVGTGVGGVVGGSCPNLSDPVAVLRMQYAKTEQYGGQSGSIMRE from the exons ATGCCGCCAGAGCCGTTGCCTTGGGATCGGAAGGATTTTTACAAGGAGAGGAAGCATGAGAGGACGCAGTCGCTGCCTCAGCAGCCACTGACGGCTCGATGGAGAGAATCCTCTTCCATGTCGCCTTATCAGCATGCGTCTTTTAGAGAATTCACTCGTTGGGGATCCGCTGACTTCCGTCGTCCTCCTG GTCATGGTAGGCAGGGCAGTTGGCACCTGTTTGCTGAAGAAAATGGTGGTCATGGATATGTTCCATCGCGATCGAGTGACAAGATCTTGGATGATGAGAATTTCCGTCAGTTGGATTCTCGTGTAGATGGGAAATATAGTCGAAACAGTAGGGAAAACAACAGAGGGTCTTCTAGCCAGAGAGATTGGAGAGGTCATTCATGGGAAAACTGCAATGGTTCCCCAAGCGCTCCTGGGAGGCCTCATCTTGTCAATAATGAAAGGAGGTCAGTGGATGATATGCCAACATACCTTTCTCATACTCACTCTGACTTTGTAAACACATGGGATCAACTTCAAAAAAGCCAGCTTGATAATAAGACAATTGCTGTAAATGGGTTAGGCACAGGACAAAAATGTCAGAGTGAGAACTTTGTAGGCTCGattgattggaagcctctgaaGTGGACTCGCTCTGGAAGCTTGTCTTCACGGGGTTCTGGCTTTAGCCATTCAAGTAGCTCAAAGAGCTTAGGTGGTGTAGATTCTGGTGAAGGGAAGCTTGAGTTGCAACAGAAAAATTTGACCCCTGTCCAGTCTCCTTCTGGGGATGCAGCAGCCTGTGTCACATCTCCTGCACCTTCTGATGAGACATCGTCAAGAAAGAAGCCACGCCTTGCATGGGGTGAGGGTCTGGCCAAGTATGAGAAAAAGAAAGTTGAAGGCCCTGATACAAGCATAGATAGAGCTGGGGCTAAAATATCTGTCCGTAATACTGAATTTAACAATTTTCTGAGTTCTAATTTGGCAGATAAGAGCCCTAGAGTCCTTGGATTTTCTGATTGTGCTTCTCCTGCAACTCCTTCATCTGTTGCTTGCAGTTCCTCTCctg GTGTGGAAGAAAAATCATTTGGCAAAGCTGCAAATGTTGATAATGATACTAGTAATTTATGCGGTTCTCCAACTCTTGGCTCTCAGAATCATCTAGAAGGACCCTCTTTTAATTTAGAGAAATTGGATATCAATTCAATTATCAATATGGGCTCTTCGCTTACTAATTTGCTTCAAGCTGATGATCCTTGTACAGTGGATTCTAGTTTTGTTCGCTCTACTGCAATAAGTAAGTTGCTACTATGGAAAAGTGATGTTTTGAAGGCTTTGGAGATGACTGAATCTGAAATTGATTCACTTGAAAGTGAACTTAAGTTGTTGAAAGGTGACTCCCGGAGCAGATGTCCTTGCCCAGCGACATCCAGTTCTTTTCCTGTCGAGGAACATGGAAAAGCTTGTGGGGAGCAGGAGGCTGCATCTAGTCTGATCCCTCGACCTGCCCCTTTGCAGATTGATGCTTGTGGTGATGTTCTTGTTGGGAAGCAACCCCTTTGTAATGGTGTCCTGGAAGAAGTTAATGATGATGTAAAAGATGGGGATATTGATAGTCCTGGAACAGCAACATCTAAATTTATGGAACCATTGTCTTTGGAGAAAGCAGTTTCTCCATCTGATGTAGTGAAGTTTCATGAATGTTCTGGTGATTTTGGTACTGTTCAATTGATGTCAATGGGGAAGGTGATTTTAGCTACTGGTTCAGGTAATGCAGGGACTGCTACGACCATTTCTGCAGAAGGCAGTGTGCTAAAAAGGATTGATAATGATGCACATGTTCCAGAATCTTCTAACTCTGATGTTGGTGATGAGAATGTAATGTACGAAATGATATTGGCCACTAATAAGGAATTGGCTAATGTAGCGTCTGAAGTATTTAATAAACTATTGCCTAAAGATCAGTATAACTCTGAAATTGGCAATGTAGCATGCACACAGTCTGATTCAGCGATCAGGAAAAAAATTGCAATACGGAAGCAGTACTTAAGATTTAAGGAGAGAGTTTTGACAATTAAGTTTAAAGCATTTCAAAATGCTTGGAAGGAAGATTTGCGTTCACCTTCGATGAGAAAATATCGTGCAAAGTCCCAGAAGAAGTATGAATTCAGTTTACGCTCTGCACACGGTGGCTACCAAAAGCATCGGTCCTCCATTCATTCACGGCTCACTTCTCCTG GAAATCCAATCCTGGAACCTAGAGCGGAGATGATCAATTTTACGAGTAAACTACTTCTAGGTTCCCATGGCAGGCTTTACAGGAATGCTTTGAAAATGCCTGCATTAATTTtggatgagaaagagaaaaaggtCTCGAGGTTTATCTCTAGTAATGGATTAGTTGAAGATCCATGTGCCATTGAGAAGGAAAGAGCTTTGATCAATCCTTGGACATCCCAGGAGAAGGAAATTTTTATGGCTAAGTTGGCtgcctttgggaaggacttcagAAAAATTGCTTCTTTTCTTGATCACAAGACTACTGCCGACTGTGTTGAGTTCTATTACAAAAATCACAAATCAGAATGTTTTGAGAAAACAAAGAAGAATGACCTGAGTAAGCAGCAGGGGAAGTCTGCTGTGAATACCTACTTGTTGACATCAGGGAAAAAACGGGGCCGTGAATTGAATGCAGCTTCCCTCGATGTTCTTGGTGCAGCTTCAGTTATAGCAGCTCATGCAGAGAGTGGCATGCGAAACAGGCATACGTCTGGTAGGATCCTTTTAAGAGGGCGTTTTGATTCTAAAAGATCTCAACTTGATGATAGCATTGCTGAAAGGTCATCTAATTTTGATATTGTTGGAAGTGATCAAGACACTGTTGCTGCTGATGTCCTAGCAGGTATATGTGGTTCTTTCTCTTCAGAGGCAATGAGTTCTTGCATCACTAGTTCTGCTGACCCTGGAGAGGGTTATCATCATGACTGGAAGTTCCACAAAGTTGATTCTGTGGTTAAAAGGCCTTCAACATCTGATGTGTTGCAGAATGTTGATGGGGATACTTGTTCGGATGAGAGTTGTGGGGAAATGGAGTCTTCTCATTGGACTGATGAGGAAAAATCTGCCTTTTTACAGGCTGTCTTGTCTTATGGTAAAGATTTTGATATGATTTCACGATATGTTGGTACAAGATCCAGGGACCAGTGCAAGGTTTTCTTTAGTAAGGCTCGTAAATGCCTTGGACTGGACTTGATACATTCAAGAACCAGAAACATCGGAACACCCATGAGTGATGATGCCAATGGTGGTGAGACTGATACAGAAGATGCTTGTGTCCAAGAGAGCTCAGTTGTTTGCAGTGAAAAGCTGGGATCTAAAGTTGAAGAGGACTTGCCTTCCACTATTGTGAGCATGAATGTTGATGAATCTGATCTTACCAGAGAAGCGAGTTTGCAATCTGACCATAACATATCAGAGGGAAACATTGAGAGGCTAGCAGATCATAAAGATTCTGTGGCAGCAGAAGTTAACTTTTCCAATGTGGATCACACCGAGCCAATATCCGAATGTGGTGCTGGTGATATGGATGTTGATAGCAACCAGGCTGAGTCACTACATGTTCAAAATAATGTTGCTTTAGCCAATTTAAGTGCTCTAGAAAATCATGTTGCTGAAGAGGGTGTTTCTGTTGCGGTATCAGCATCTCATGGGGGGACGGGAGATTGTCATCCTAGTTTAGATGCTTCAGTTGAGCCCAAATCTGGTGCTGCTGTTTTGTCTACTGAGGGGTTTGGAAATAATTTGGAGGCACAGGAAACTTTGTCATCCAAAAATGTTATGGATGCCCGTGATACAAGATGCAATGCGGAGATTGGTAGTCAAGTTATTTGTAGGCCGGATTTAGATAAAAGTAGTGGTGAGTCCATTGATAAAAATTCTTGTTTAGATTTTAGCTTCAACTCTGAAGGTCTGCGTCAAGTTCCTCTTGACTTGGGTTCTGCTGGAAAGCCTTCTATCTTATTATTTCCAAATGAAAACTTTTCTGCTAAAAATTCTGCATCACATTCTGATGCCTCTCAATGTGATAAAATTTGCAACCAAGATAGGTTGTCAGCGACACTTGCTTATCAGGGGAATGAAGACAAACAGCCTAACAATGCTGTTAGTGGACATGAGCCTGAGCATTTATCTGGAAAGCCCTCTGTGGATCTTGCTGAATTGCAGATCTCCACTTTGAAAGAAATGGATATTGATATTGGTCACAGTCAGTTGCCTGAAGTTAAAAGGCTTTCAACCTCAGACAAGGGTGTTACTGGCTTATATTTAGTTCAAGATTATCTTCAAAAGTGCAATGGTCCAAAATCACCATCGGAGTTTCCACAACTTGTACAAAACTTAGAGCAAGCAAACAGCAGGCCGAAATCCCACTCTCGTAGTCTGTCAGATACAGAAAAGCCTTGCAGGAATGGTAATGTCAAGCTATTTGGTCAGATACTCAATTCCAGTTCCCAGGACGATGGGAAGATCCGTTTCCGTGAACAGAGCATGAAATCTTCGAATTTGAACTTCAGAGGTCATAACAATGTTGATGGAAATGCATCTTTCTCAAagtttgatcaaaatatcatttttgcaCCGGAAAATGTTCCCAGGAGAAGCTATGGTTTCTGGGATGGCAATAGGATACAAACTGGGTTGTCATCTTTGCCTGACTCTGAAATTTTAGTGGCGAAGTATCCTGCTGCGTTTGTCAATTACCCTGCATCCTCATCTCAAATGCAGCTGCAGGCATCGCGGACTATTGTTCGGAATACTGACCGAAACATGAATGGTGTTTCAGTTTTCACCCCAAGGGAAATAAGCAGCAACAACGGTGTGATGGATTATCAAGTGTACGGGGGTCATGATTGTACCAAGGTGGTGCCTTTTGCCATGGATATGAAGCGACGGGAGATGTTCTCCGAGATGCAAAGGCGAAATGGGTTTGATGCAATCTCAAATTTACAGCACCAGGGAAGGGGTATGGTTGGAATGAATGTTGTGGGGACTGGAGTGGGAGGTGTTGTAGGGGGCTCCTGCCCAAATCTTTCTGATCCTGTAGCAGTACTTAGGATGCAGTATGCCAAAACGGAGCAGTATGGTGGACAGAGTGGGAGCATAATGAGGGAATAA